From the genome of Blautia pseudococcoides, one region includes:
- a CDS encoding response regulator, translating to MYRIYLADDETWVVIGLKKQIEKSGLPFQVIGEANNGVAAMEEILEKKPDVLISDIRMPGLNGLQLLEKLREKGLDVKVIFISGYAEFEYAQSAIRMGTFDYLLKPVEQEKLDQVLERLLGAFRSGRGGGRKYLRRNP from the coding sequence ATGTACAGGATTTATCTGGCAGATGATGAAACATGGGTGGTGATCGGTTTAAAAAAGCAGATTGAAAAATCAGGACTGCCGTTTCAGGTGATCGGGGAAGCAAACAATGGGGTGGCTGCCATGGAGGAGATTTTGGAGAAAAAGCCTGATGTCCTGATTTCCGATATCCGTATGCCAGGCCTGAACGGTCTGCAGCTTTTGGAGAAACTCAGAGAGAAAGGGTTGGATGTGAAAGTGATCTTTATCAGCGGGTACGCAGAATTTGAGTATGCCCAGTCCGCGATCCGGATGGGGACATTTGACTATCTGCTGAAACCAGTGGAGCAGGAGAAGCTGGACCAGGTTCTGGAAAGACTGCTGGGAGCATTCAGAAGCGGGCGGGGGGGGGGGAGGAAGTATCTGCGGCGGAACCCATAA
- a CDS encoding helix-turn-helix domain-containing protein, whose product MMDKIIREIQERYTENITLSGLAEAYGISTGYLSSQLKAELGLSFSEYITSKRIQKAKELLADESLSVESIAEQTGYNDYFYFIKVFKKNTGISPSKYRKNL is encoded by the coding sequence ATGATGGACAAGATCATCCGGGAGATACAGGAGAGATACACAGAAAATATCACCCTCTCCGGCCTGGCGGAGGCTTACGGGATCAGCACCGGTTATCTGAGCAGCCAGTTAAAGGCAGAGCTGGGACTCTCCTTCTCAGAGTATATTACCTCAAAACGAATCCAGAAAGCAAAGGAGCTGCTTGCGGATGAGAGCCTTTCCGTGGAATCCATTGCAGAGCAGACAGGTTATAACGACTATTTTTATTTTATAAAGGTTTTCAAGAAAAACACAGGGATCTCCCCCAGTAAATATAGGAAGAATCTGTAG
- a CDS encoding extracellular solute-binding protein — MKKNTTVKRTLALTMAVLMGASLAGCGSKGGDGGSKVKEDGTIDTSSHEVINMLVLGNKPSNGRLDEMLKELNKVLTEKVNAELELTYVEWADWQTQYNTQLLSGDASLDIITTATDWLYGWENAQKGAFLPLTEDMLKTYAPKTWEQVDADGNWDICKLNDEIMFIPEDKYTQYTNHGMMYRGDWAKEAGITDGTITKFDELTTYFKYVKDNKPDVVPWDAGKNNLGSLLEPYILSNTNYRPLIGCNAGNYEFWFTSKEDPYTVSSPFMEDDAIYEAADIMKEWNEIGVWREDALNYDGDTRVEMYAGTCAADQHHSQTYYSQVKPNMDVKQPGSDVKMYYWGQENNNVAKPIKTHGAAAISANSKHPERALMVYDLLRNDEECYRYINYGVEGTDYIVTEDGKLDYPEGWDEATDKVDANFWCGRNDDLELQNVSWWEGTQDMIDNYDKIAYDYEFENLIIDKNAIETQQAAIANVLSEYLPQLGYGKYEDPHKAIDEMREKLKAAGYEEVKASIQKDIDAFRGEK; from the coding sequence ATGAAAAAGAATACCACAGTAAAACGTACTCTGGCTCTGACCATGGCTGTATTAATGGGAGCAAGCCTGGCAGGCTGCGGAAGCAAAGGCGGTGACGGAGGTTCCAAAGTGAAAGAGGACGGAACTATTGACACATCCAGCCATGAAGTCATCAATATGCTGGTTCTGGGAAACAAACCTTCCAACGGCAGATTAGATGAGATGCTGAAAGAGTTAAACAAAGTCCTGACTGAAAAAGTAAATGCAGAGCTGGAACTCACTTATGTTGAGTGGGCTGACTGGCAGACACAGTATAATACACAGCTTTTAAGCGGTGACGCATCCCTTGACATTATCACAACCGCTACAGACTGGCTGTACGGATGGGAAAATGCGCAGAAAGGTGCATTCCTGCCCCTGACAGAAGATATGCTGAAGACATACGCACCGAAGACCTGGGAACAGGTTGACGCTGACGGCAACTGGGATATCTGCAAATTGAACGATGAGATCATGTTCATCCCTGAGGATAAATACACCCAGTATACAAACCATGGAATGATGTACCGCGGAGACTGGGCAAAAGAGGCAGGCATCACGGACGGAACCATCACAAAATTTGACGAACTGACAACGTATTTCAAATATGTAAAAGACAACAAGCCGGATGTTGTTCCGTGGGATGCAGGAAAGAATAACCTGGGAAGCCTTCTGGAGCCATATATTTTATCTAATACAAATTACCGTCCGCTTATCGGATGTAATGCAGGTAATTATGAATTCTGGTTTACCTCCAAAGAAGATCCCTATACCGTTTCTTCTCCGTTCATGGAGGACGATGCGATCTATGAAGCGGCAGATATCATGAAAGAATGGAATGAGATCGGCGTATGGCGTGAGGATGCCCTGAACTATGACGGCGATACCAGAGTGGAAATGTATGCAGGTACCTGCGCGGCAGACCAGCACCACAGCCAGACTTACTATTCACAGGTAAAACCCAACATGGATGTAAAACAGCCGGGTTCTGATGTGAAAATGTATTACTGGGGACAGGAAAACAACAATGTGGCAAAACCCATCAAGACTCACGGTGCCGCAGCGATCAGTGCCAATTCCAAACACCCTGAGAGAGCCCTTATGGTGTATGATCTACTCCGCAATGATGAAGAATGCTACCGTTACATCAACTATGGTGTTGAGGGAACAGACTACATTGTGACAGAGGACGGCAAGCTGGATTATCCGGAAGGATGGGATGAGGCAACTGACAAAGTGGATGCCAACTTCTGGTGCGGCCGTAACGACGACCTGGAACTGCAGAATGTAAGCTGGTGGGAAGGCACCCAGGATATGATAGATAATTATGATAAGATTGCGTATGATTATGAATTTGAAAACCTGATCATTGACAAAAATGCGATCGAGACACAGCAGGCAGCCATTGCCAACGTGTTATCTGAGTATCTGCCACAGCTTGGTTATGGAAAATATGAAGATCCTCACAAGGCAATTGACGAAATGAGGGAAAAACTCAAAGCAGCCGGCTATGAAGAAGTAAAAGCATCTATTCAGAAAGATATTGATGCAT
- a CDS encoding ABC transporter permease — MKARKNKTGTAVMAGAKKPFWKKVKDNRTLLLMCLPAVVFFVVFNYCPLPGVYIAFTNYNFREGIFGSPFVGLKNFEFLIQSGELWKLTRNTLLYNVVFIVLGNVVQITLAVMLNEVRNKYFKKVSQTIMFLPYFISVVLIGAIAFNILNYDTGALNTLLRETGGDPVKIYSMAGIWPFIIIFCQMWQQTGYGSVVYFAAICGIDSGMMEAAEVDGATSWQRIRYIILPSLKPTFIILLLFALGGIMKGNFGLFWNMVGNNSQLFQTTDIIETFVYRTMTTQNNFSTSSAVGLYQSIFGFALVMFSNWLVKRIDPDYALF; from the coding sequence GTGAAAGCAAGGAAAAATAAAACAGGAACAGCGGTCATGGCAGGTGCCAAAAAGCCATTCTGGAAAAAAGTAAAGGACAACCGGACATTGCTGCTGATGTGTCTTCCTGCCGTGGTGTTTTTTGTAGTCTTTAATTACTGCCCCCTGCCGGGTGTGTACATAGCGTTTACGAACTATAATTTCCGGGAAGGAATTTTCGGCAGTCCGTTTGTGGGGCTGAAGAACTTTGAATTCCTGATTCAATCCGGTGAACTTTGGAAGTTGACCAGAAATACCCTGCTTTATAATGTGGTCTTTATTGTTCTGGGCAATGTGGTGCAGATCACACTTGCCGTTATGCTGAACGAAGTGCGTAACAAATATTTTAAAAAGGTATCCCAGACCATTATGTTCCTGCCGTATTTCATCTCTGTGGTATTGATCGGAGCCATCGCATTTAATATCCTGAATTACGATACAGGTGCGTTAAATACACTGCTGCGTGAAACAGGCGGAGACCCTGTCAAGATTTACAGTATGGCAGGTATATGGCCGTTTATCATTATCTTCTGTCAGATGTGGCAGCAGACAGGATACGGTTCGGTTGTTTATTTTGCAGCGATCTGCGGCATTGATTCCGGTATGATGGAGGCCGCGGAAGTGGACGGAGCAACGAGCTGGCAGAGAATCCGCTACATCATCCTTCCAAGCCTGAAACCTACATTTATTATTCTTCTGCTCTTTGCTTTAGGCGGCATTATGAAGGGTAACTTCGGTTTATTCTGGAACATGGTAGGCAATAACTCCCAGCTCTTCCAGACAACAGATATTATTGAGACGTTTGTATACAGGACCATGACAACGCAGAACAACTTCTCTACATCGTCTGCAGTGGGGCTGTACCAGTCCATCTTTGGATTTGCCCTTGTTATGTTTAGTAACTGGCTGGTAAAACGGATCGATCCGGATTACGCATTATTCTAG
- a CDS encoding carbohydrate ABC transporter permease, producing the protein MQNQNKTKIKQDASTWIVKMISYLVITAFALICLLPFILIISASFSTESVIMKEGFGLLPKEFTLDAYTWVFRFPKMILGSYAVTILLTVCGTLVGLFVIAMTGYALQRKDFPFRNVISFFIYFTTLFSAGMAPTFIWVSRYLQLKGTYFAVFFQLLMTPWLIILMKNFAKSVPFEITESGKIDGAGDFRIFISLVLPMLKPALATVGLFLALGYWNEWYLSSLYLGSEVDYKPLQYYLYNIINQAAALKNSMAGAAVTVADLPSNTLKMATAVVATGPIVFLYPFVQKYFISGITVGAVKG; encoded by the coding sequence GTGCAGAATCAAAATAAGACAAAGATAAAACAGGACGCCAGTACCTGGATCGTAAAAATGATCTCTTATCTGGTGATCACAGCTTTTGCGCTGATCTGTCTGCTGCCGTTTATTCTTATCATATCGGCTTCATTCAGTACAGAGAGCGTGATCATGAAGGAAGGGTTCGGCCTGCTTCCGAAAGAATTCACATTGGATGCATATACCTGGGTGTTCCGTTTCCCGAAAATGATACTGGGCTCTTACGCAGTCACGATTCTTCTTACGGTCTGCGGAACCCTTGTAGGACTGTTCGTCATTGCCATGACCGGCTATGCCCTGCAGAGAAAGGATTTTCCCTTCAGGAATGTAATATCCTTTTTCATATACTTTACAACCCTGTTTTCCGCAGGTATGGCGCCCACTTTCATCTGGGTATCCAGATATCTGCAGTTAAAAGGTACATACTTTGCCGTGTTCTTCCAATTGCTTATGACACCGTGGCTGATCATTCTGATGAAGAACTTTGCAAAATCCGTGCCCTTTGAGATCACCGAGTCCGGTAAAATTGACGGGGCCGGAGACTTCAGGATTTTTATTTCCCTTGTTCTGCCCATGCTGAAACCGGCACTGGCAACTGTGGGCCTGTTTCTGGCTCTGGGCTACTGGAACGAATGGTACCTCTCATCCCTGTATCTGGGTTCAGAGGTGGATTATAAACCGCTGCAGTATTATCTGTACAACATTATAAACCAGGCGGCTGCGCTTAAGAATTCAATGGCCGGTGCTGCTGTGACGGTTGCAGACCTTCCGTCCAATACACTGAAGATGGCCACAGCAGTTGTGGCAACCGGACCGATCGTATTTTTGTATCCTTTTGTACAGAAGTATTTTATCTCCGGTATCACCGTGGGAGCGGTAAAAGGCTAA
- a CDS encoding LacI family DNA-binding transcriptional regulator has protein sequence MGKERVSIYHIAKEAGVSPATVSRVLTGNANVSTEKRIKVEALIRKYDFRPNAMARSLSSTKTKLIGFLIPDIRNPFYATLAVACERAANERGYSLMLSNYLNDMELQEQNLQKMIEMRVDALIMIGGKVDEMVSDEEYVEKINQITDTIPVVITGKLDGSDCYQVNIDQKKAMEDAMEHLIGYGHQKIALIGGRRDVNSTYTKRVTYRSSLRKHGIAFSADDIVETPEYSVECGLQVMDRIFDSGQELPTAVIAINDFMAMGIMQSIRRHGLFIPEDISILSFDDTFIAESETPCLTSVGYNYDRFANTLVETAIMAIEGKDPSKMQLIPPKLVIRESTAKYNG, from the coding sequence ATGGGAAAAGAGAGAGTTAGTATTTATCATATCGCAAAGGAAGCAGGCGTATCCCCGGCAACCGTTTCCAGGGTCCTGACAGGCAATGCCAATGTCAGCACAGAGAAGCGGATCAAGGTGGAGGCTCTGATCAGGAAATATGATTTCCGGCCAAATGCCATGGCGCGCAGTCTGAGCAGCACAAAGACAAAGCTCATCGGTTTCCTGATCCCGGATATCAGAAATCCTTTTTATGCAACACTTGCCGTGGCCTGTGAGAGGGCTGCCAATGAAAGAGGCTACAGCCTGATGCTCAGCAATTATCTGAATGATATGGAGCTTCAGGAACAGAACCTGCAGAAGATGATCGAGATGCGGGTGGATGCCCTGATCATGATCGGCGGCAAAGTGGACGAGATGGTTTCAGACGAGGAGTATGTGGAGAAGATCAACCAGATCACAGATACGATCCCCGTGGTCATCACAGGCAAACTGGACGGCAGTGACTGCTACCAGGTTAATATAGATCAGAAAAAGGCCATGGAGGATGCCATGGAGCATCTCATTGGGTACGGCCACCAAAAGATTGCGCTTATTGGGGGCAGGAGAGATGTGAATTCCACTTATACAAAGCGGGTCACTTACCGAAGCAGTCTGAGAAAACATGGGATCGCATTTTCGGCAGATGACATTGTGGAGACACCGGAGTATTCCGTGGAGTGCGGGCTTCAGGTGATGGACAGGATTTTCGACAGCGGACAAGAACTTCCCACAGCGGTCATTGCCATCAATGATTTTATGGCAATGGGCATTATGCAGTCTATCCGCCGCCACGGACTTTTTATACCGGAAGACATCTCCATTTTAAGCTTTGATGATACATTTATCGCGGAATCTGAGACACCATGCCTGACAAGTGTGGGATATAATTATGACAGATTCGCCAATACTCTGGTAGAGACAGCTATCATGGCGATCGAGGGGAAAGATCCGTCCAAAATGCAGCTCATACCCCCTAAACTGGTGATCCGTGAGTCCACGGCAAAGTATAACGGATAA